The Vicia villosa cultivar HV-30 ecotype Madison, WI unplaced genomic scaffold, Vvil1.0 ctg.003425F_1_1, whole genome shotgun sequence genome window below encodes:
- the LOC131640961 gene encoding uncharacterized protein LOC131640961, with amino-acid sequence MNCTDVKKVQFDTHMLEKEVEDWCGNIVQRFDEEGIEVTWALFRDAFMENYFLEDVRGKKEVEFLELKQGNGTVAEYAARFQELIKYYPHYNTDNAERSKCLKFVNDSRFAELVNKSRIYDEDYRESTAQYKSGNDKKGKSSGGGALTLIRCYRCGVGGHRAFECTCAEMKWHISTKFDKPKKEQAKGKVFTLSGSKTTAEDRLIRGKCFINGTPLIDIIDTGTTHSFISLECALRLNLVLSDMRGSMIIDTPAMGSVTISYVCLNCPLSIFGRVFEIDLACLPLDQINVILGMNWLEYNHVYINYFNKTIIFDEDGVESDLFMSAKQVDESVQDGVVLFMLLETLDISDKRAIGDLPIVVIFRRYFLKM; translated from the exons ATGAATTGTACGGATGTGAAGAAGGTGCAGTTTGATACTCATATGCTTGAGAAGGAAGTTGAGGATTGGTGCGGTAACATTGTTCAGaggtttgatgaagaaggaatTGAGGTTACTTGGGCTCTTTTTCGAGATGCATTTATGGAGAACTATTTTCTAGAAGATGTGCGTGGGAAGAAAGAGGTTGAGTTTCTTGAGCTGAAGCAGGGTAATGGAACTGTGGCAGAGTATGCTGCAAGATTTCAGGAGTTGATTAAGTATTATCCTCATTACAACACTGATAATGCTGAGAGGTCTAAGTGTCTCaagtttgtgaatg ATTCGCGTTTTGCTGAGTTGGTTAACAAAAGTAGGATCTATGATGAGGATTATAGGGAAAGTACTGCTCAGTACAAGTCTGGCAATGATAAGAAAGG GAagtcaagtgggggaggagctctTACTTTGATTAGGTGCTACAGGTGTGGTGTTGGAGGTCATCGTGCTTTTGAGTGCACATGTGCTGAGATGAAAT GGCACATTAGCACCAAGTTTGACAAGCcgaagaaggaacaagcgaaagggaaagtgtttACTCTATCTGGTTCCAAGACTACTGCTGAGGACAGGCTAATCCGAGGTAagtgctttattaatggtacacctttgattgatATCATTGATACTGGcacaacacattctttcatttctttggaatGTGCTTTGAGATTGAATCTTGTTTTATCTGATATGcgtggaagtatgattattgatacTCCTGCGATGGGTTCAGTGACTATTTCatatgtttgtttgaattgtccgttgagtatttttggtagagTCTTTGAGATTGATTTAGCGTGTCTTCCGTTAGATCAAATTAATGTTATTCTtgggatgaactggttggaataCAATCATGTTTATATCAATTATTTTAATAAGACAATTATCTTTGATGAAGATGGTGTTGAGAGCGATTTGTTCATGTCTGCTAAGCAAGTGGATgagtctgtgcaagatggtgttgtgttgtttatgttgttagaAACTTTGGATATCAGTGATAAGAGAGCAATTGGTGATTTACCAATCGTTGTGATTTTCCGAAGGTATTTCCTAAAGATGTAA